From the Leifsonia sp. AG29 genome, one window contains:
- a CDS encoding FhaA domain-containing protein has translation MGILDNFERGLERVVNGAFAKTFRSGLQPVELTSALRKELDTKAAVVARDRVLAPNRFVLRMSPADYARMRSMGAALTDELIDFVQKHAQHQHYQFAGGISIDLAEDPEIAEGMLQVDSENVKGEVAWTPVIEVAGRHYALDRPRTVVGRGSEADITVDDTGISRRHVMITWDGRRAQVEDLGSTNGSKLNGEPVRKALLEPEDVITVGRTNIVFRVLPQAAPAPAPQADDATRRHDLGDFWSTS, from the coding sequence GTGGGCATTCTGGACAACTTCGAACGGGGGCTCGAGCGCGTCGTCAACGGCGCGTTCGCGAAGACCTTCCGTTCCGGGCTGCAGCCGGTCGAGCTCACCAGCGCCCTGCGCAAGGAGCTCGACACGAAGGCTGCCGTCGTCGCGCGCGACCGCGTGCTGGCTCCCAACCGCTTCGTGCTGCGCATGTCGCCGGCCGACTACGCGCGCATGCGCTCCATGGGGGCGGCACTCACCGACGAGCTCATCGACTTCGTTCAGAAGCACGCGCAGCACCAGCACTACCAGTTCGCCGGCGGCATCTCGATCGACCTCGCGGAGGACCCGGAGATCGCCGAGGGCATGCTGCAGGTCGACTCCGAGAACGTGAAGGGCGAGGTCGCCTGGACGCCCGTGATCGAGGTCGCCGGGAGGCACTATGCGCTCGACCGGCCCCGTACGGTCGTGGGGCGGGGCAGCGAAGCCGACATCACCGTCGACGACACGGGCATCTCGCGCCGCCACGTCATGATCACGTGGGACGGCCGCCGGGCGCAGGTCGAGGATCTCGGCTCCACTAACGGCTCGAAGCTGAACGGCGAGCCGGTGCGCAAGGCGCTGCTGGAGCCGGAGGACGTCATCACGGTGGGCCGCACGAACATCGTCTTCCGCGTGCTGCCCCAGGCGGCTCCCGCGCCCGCACCGCAAGCCGACGACGCGACCCGCCGCCACGACCTCGGCGACTTCTGGAGCACCTCGTGA
- a CDS encoding GntR family transcriptional regulator, which translates to MTGLDRSSPLPLYYQLKEALLAYFEQQGFSPGDRLPGDFELCEKYGVSRTVVRQALTDLEYDGVIERIKGKGTFYATPKVGEGLAQSLTGLYEDVASRGGELVSEVRRLEVVPADPRLAAELEIGPYQPVVVLERLRIVDGQPWALTITHVPFELAPGLLEKDFTRESLYAVLEGEFGVRLARGHRSIEAALATKAVGDLLDVPTGSPVLVLRSVSRDDAGRPVESFVAFHRGDRSRFEVDLTRGPNRGAGAAPLVVVTDARASGGAALV; encoded by the coding sequence ATGACCGGGTTGGATCGAAGTTCACCACTGCCGCTGTATTACCAGCTGAAGGAGGCGTTGCTCGCGTACTTTGAGCAGCAGGGCTTCTCTCCGGGCGACAGGCTCCCCGGCGACTTCGAGCTCTGCGAGAAGTACGGTGTCTCGCGTACGGTGGTCCGCCAGGCCCTGACCGACCTCGAATACGACGGGGTCATCGAGCGGATCAAGGGCAAAGGCACGTTCTATGCCACCCCGAAGGTCGGTGAGGGTCTCGCACAGTCGCTCACGGGGCTCTACGAGGACGTCGCGTCGCGCGGCGGCGAACTTGTGAGCGAAGTCCGAAGGCTGGAAGTCGTCCCCGCTGACCCGCGACTCGCCGCAGAGCTCGAAATCGGCCCCTATCAGCCCGTCGTCGTGCTGGAGCGCCTCCGCATCGTGGACGGCCAGCCGTGGGCTCTCACGATCACGCACGTTCCGTTCGAGCTGGCGCCCGGGCTGCTCGAGAAGGACTTCACGCGTGAGTCGCTGTACGCGGTTCTGGAGGGAGAGTTCGGCGTCCGGCTCGCACGTGGGCATCGTTCGATCGAGGCCGCATTGGCCACCAAGGCCGTGGGGGATCTGCTCGACGTGCCGACGGGGTCGCCTGTCCTGGTCCTCCGGAGCGTCAGTCGAGACGACGCGGGAAGGCCGGTCGAGAGCTTTGTCGCCTTCCACCGAGGTGATCGGAGCCGCTTTGAAGTGGACCTCACGCGCGGGCCGAATCGCGGAGCCGGAGCTGCGCCGCTCGTCGTCGTCACCGACGCCAGGGCCAGCGGAGGCGCCGCGCTCGTCTGA
- a CDS encoding glucose-6-phosphate isomerase family protein, translating into MTQFAAPPLRPFSITLDRSSVSVSPLGPTLVRRLSDLEHLFADEAAWQAGVDGGDPVVYTVASTPVPEAPRELPQSITTIQPGDVAGELYFTKGHMHPVAEGEIYLGLEGDGGLLMFDGMDVVFLEMGPDRIGYIPPGWAHRSVNTGSDPYSFLAVYPGGAGHDYAWVLEHGFGSRVYAGATRPELRPYQTSGSATRR; encoded by the coding sequence ATGACACAGTTCGCGGCCCCGCCACTGCGGCCCTTCTCGATCACGCTGGACCGCTCGTCGGTCTCCGTCTCGCCTCTCGGCCCCACCCTGGTCCGGCGGTTGAGCGATCTGGAGCACCTATTCGCCGATGAGGCAGCCTGGCAGGCGGGCGTGGACGGCGGCGACCCCGTGGTCTACACAGTCGCGTCGACGCCGGTGCCCGAGGCTCCGCGGGAGTTGCCGCAGTCGATCACCACGATCCAGCCCGGCGACGTGGCGGGCGAGCTCTACTTCACGAAGGGTCACATGCACCCGGTCGCCGAGGGCGAGATCTATCTCGGCCTCGAAGGCGATGGCGGCCTGCTCATGTTCGACGGCATGGATGTGGTGTTCCTCGAGATGGGCCCTGACCGGATCGGCTACATCCCGCCCGGGTGGGCTCACCGCAGCGTGAACACCGGCTCCGATCCCTACAGCTTTCTCGCGGTCTACCCGGGCGGAGCGGGCCACGACTACGCGTGGGTGCTGGAGCACGGCTTCGGCAGCCGGGTGTACGCCGGCGCGACGCGACCAGAGCTCCGCCCCTACCAGACGTCCGGATCTGCAACCCGGCGGTAA